One genomic region from uncultured Cohaesibacter sp. encodes:
- a CDS encoding ABC transporter ATP-binding protein — MASIELKAVEKWFGELQVIKGVDLAIEEGEFIIFVGPSGCGKSTLLRTIAGLEECSRGEILIEGRNVTADPPASRGLAMVFQSYALYPHMNVRDNMGFGLKTAGTPKAEIEEKVNEAARALKLETYLDRKPKELSGGQRQRVAIGRSIVRNPTAFMFDEPLSNLDAALRVEMRYELAKLHRELKATMIYVTHDQVEAMTLADRIVVLRDGIIEQVGSPRTLYERPGNLFVAQFIGSPKMNIMPCTTQGDNYLLEGARGGSQTQPGVASHIGVRPEAISIGEKGEGQCDGVVDIVEYLGSDTHLLVDCGGLGAIGVRLDGDAAVEPGDEVGLIFNPDKLHFFDEAGLALPRE, encoded by the coding sequence ATGGCATCGATTGAACTCAAGGCGGTAGAGAAATGGTTTGGTGAACTGCAAGTCATCAAAGGCGTTGATCTGGCCATCGAGGAGGGGGAGTTCATCATTTTTGTCGGACCATCGGGCTGTGGCAAATCCACCTTGCTCAGAACCATCGCGGGACTGGAGGAGTGCTCTCGCGGTGAGATACTGATTGAGGGGCGCAATGTCACCGCCGACCCACCAGCCTCTCGCGGGCTGGCCATGGTGTTCCAGTCCTATGCGCTTTATCCGCATATGAATGTGCGCGACAATATGGGCTTCGGCCTGAAAACGGCGGGAACGCCCAAGGCTGAGATCGAGGAAAAGGTCAATGAAGCGGCGCGTGCGCTGAAGCTGGAGACTTATCTCGATCGCAAGCCCAAGGAGCTTTCCGGCGGGCAGCGCCAGCGCGTTGCCATTGGCCGATCCATCGTGCGTAATCCGACGGCCTTCATGTTTGACGAACCTCTATCGAACCTTGATGCTGCGCTGCGGGTGGAAATGCGTTACGAGCTGGCCAAGCTGCATCGGGAGCTGAAGGCGACCATGATCTATGTGACCCACGATCAGGTGGAAGCCATGACGCTGGCTGACCGTATCGTGGTGTTGCGCGATGGTATTATCGAGCAGGTCGGCTCACCGCGCACGCTCTATGAACGGCCGGGGAACCTGTTTGTGGCTCAGTTTATCGGCTCGCCGAAGATGAATATCATGCCTTGCACGACCCAAGGAGATAATTACCTGCTGGAAGGCGCGCGCGGCGGCTCGCAAACCCAGCCCGGCGTGGCCAGCCATATCGGTGTGCGGCCTGAAGCCATTTCGATAGGCGAGAAGGGCGAGGGCCAGTGCGACGGCGTGGTTGATATTGTCGAATATCTCGGCTCGGATACCCATCTGCTGGTCGATTGTGGCGGGCTCGGTGCTATTGGTGTGCGCCTTGATGGTGATGCCGCTGTGGAACCGGGCGATGAGGTCGGGCTGATTTTCAATCCTGACAAGCTGCATTTCTTTGATGAGGCAGGGCTGGCTTTGCCGCGTGAATGA
- a CDS encoding carbohydrate ABC transporter permease: MKKGYLLAAVVGVLWSLTIIVCLTIVMAFSTGLPVHPVWLAAIVQGAAVGLVALYVPSRLLGILISFALVLGVSLMQPFGISLSEKSFAQGIGVLVLVFGLSVPLSVMMKGMPAGRLTRHQFEEGIVRFLTGFGYVFFTAIVVVPFYVMLMTSVKGQQALLLNPLDFSLDWDKGWGLLRSYKELFVEHNFGRYLLISFSVSVATVFVTLLFSVPGAYAVARLRFKGQAVLSRSILLIYMVPMIVLALPIYVGFSMFGLRNSLFGLLLIYPVTTIPVSLYMLQGYFRGLPAEIEEAGLMDGLSRLGVIWQITLPLSLPALASVSLYVFMIAWNEFLLAFMLLDDPSKFTLTRGVTMLNSSEVPRQHLMAGAVIATLPILALFLGLERFMTKGLTAGSVKG; the protein is encoded by the coding sequence TTATGGAGCCTTACCATCATCGTATGCCTGACCATCGTTATGGCCTTTTCAACCGGCCTGCCGGTGCATCCGGTCTGGCTTGCAGCCATTGTGCAAGGGGCTGCCGTGGGGCTGGTGGCGCTTTATGTGCCCAGCCGTTTGCTCGGCATTCTCATCAGCTTTGCGTTGGTGCTCGGGGTCAGTCTCATGCAGCCCTTCGGCATAAGCCTCTCTGAAAAGAGCTTTGCGCAGGGTATTGGTGTGTTGGTTCTGGTTTTCGGGCTTTCTGTTCCGCTGAGTGTGATGATGAAGGGGATGCCAGCAGGCAGGCTCACGCGGCACCAGTTTGAAGAGGGGATCGTGCGGTTTCTGACCGGTTTTGGCTATGTCTTCTTCACCGCTATCGTTGTCGTGCCCTTTTATGTGATGCTGATGACGTCGGTGAAGGGGCAGCAGGCCTTGCTGCTCAATCCGTTGGATTTCTCGCTTGATTGGGACAAGGGATGGGGGCTGTTGCGCTCCTATAAGGAGCTTTTCGTTGAGCATAATTTCGGGCGCTATCTCCTTATCTCTTTCTCCGTGTCCGTTGCGACGGTGTTTGTGACCCTGCTTTTCAGTGTGCCAGGTGCCTATGCCGTGGCGCGGCTGCGCTTCAAGGGGCAGGCTGTATTGTCTCGCTCGATCCTGCTGATCTATATGGTGCCGATGATTGTTCTGGCGCTGCCGATCTATGTGGGATTCTCCATGTTCGGGTTGCGCAACTCGCTGTTTGGCCTGTTGCTGATCTATCCGGTGACGACCATTCCGGTCTCGCTCTATATGCTGCAGGGCTATTTCCGCGGTCTTCCTGCTGAAATCGAGGAGGCCGGGCTTATGGATGGGCTTTCCCGGCTTGGAGTCATCTGGCAGATCACATTACCGTTATCACTTCCCGCTCTGGCATCAGTTTCGCTTTATGTATTCATGATTGCGTGGAACGAGTTTCTGCTCGCCTTCATGCTGCTTGATGATCCGAGCAAATTCACGCTAACGCGCGGCGTTACAATGCTCAATTCTTCCGAGGTGCCTCGACAGCACTTGATGGCCGGGGCAGTGATTGCAACACTGCCAATTCTTGCGCTGTTCCTCGGGCTTGAGCGCTTCATGACCAAAGGCCTGACCGCAGGCTCTGTTAAAGGATGA